Proteins from one Ovis aries strain OAR_USU_Benz2616 breed Rambouillet chromosome 12, ARS-UI_Ramb_v3.0, whole genome shotgun sequence genomic window:
- the AADACL4 gene encoding LOW QUALITY PROTEIN: arylacetamide deacetylase-like 4 (The sequence of the model RefSeq protein was modified relative to this genomic sequence to represent the inferred CDS: substituted 1 base at 1 genomic stop codon) translates to MSGSTALSTFFLGVFLWAVFEHFLTTNVPSALRHPAKFXSLHCILICVVTLGNIFEKIGVCSLPRFLQFLQNSVRIKEDTALVVTNLHFGTILVRLFQSKTPSPSPRRGIIFFHGGAALMGSLDIYHSLYFSLARETDSVLLAVGYRKLPDHHCYTISYDCLNASIHFLKTLGTYGVDSSRVVLCGDSVAAGIAALISQTLVGRLDLPQIRAQVLIYPLVQLNFQLPSFHQNSRIPFLTQKFMITCMFKYLLIDFSWWDAIVSGAFIPPKVWKKYRKWLSTDNLPNRFKKTGCQPVFPAPFNEAAYLENKHLLDVENSPLLAAAAAAAAAARDDEIIVQLPEAFLVSCENDILRDDALLYMKRLEDRGVPVTWYHVEDGFHGSLMFFDKKSLSFPCSLTVMNAVVSYIKSIL, encoded by the exons ATGAGTGGCTCAA CTGCGCTAAGCACCTTTTTCCTGGGGGTCTTTCTCTGGGCTGTCTTTGAGCACTTCCTCACCACGAATGTCCCCTCTGCTCTACGACATCCTGCCAAGTTCTGATCTCTGCACTGCATACTCATCTGCGTGGTCACTTTG GGGAATATATTTGAGAAGATAGGGGTTTGCTCCCTGCCCAGATTTCTCCAGTTTTTGCAGAATAGCGTGAGAATCAAGGAGGATACTGCGCTTGTGGTAACCAACCTGCATTTTGGGACCATACTAGTCAGGCTGTTCCAGTCCAAGACACCCTCCCCCAGTCCCCGGCGAGGTATCATCTTCTTCCATGGAGGAGCAGCCTTAATGGGGAGCCTGG ACATATACCACAGCCTGTATTTTTCTCTAGCCCGGGAGACTGACTCTGTGCTGCTGGCAGTTGG GTACCGCAAGCTTCCTGATCACCATTGCTATACCATTTCCTATGATTGCCTGAATGCCTCCATTCACTTCCTGAAGACCCTGGGAACATATGGGGTGGATTCCTCCCGGGTTGTGCTCTGCGGAGACAGCGTTGCGGCAGGAATAGCGGCCTTGATCTCCCAGACCTTGGTGGGCAGGTTGGATCTTCCTCAAATCCGGGCCCAGGTCCTGATTTATCCTCTCGTCCAACTCAATTTTCAACTGCCATCCTTTCATCAGAACTCACGCATTCCATTCCTCACCCAGAAGTTCATGATAACTTGCATGTTTAAATACCTGCTTATTGACTTCTCCTGGTGGGATGCCATCGTGAGTGGGGCTTTTATTCCCCCCAAAGTCTGGAAGAAGTACCGGAAGTGGCTCAGCACTGACAACCTACCCAATAGGTTCAAGAAGACAGGCTGccaacctgtgtttcctgccccCTTTAATGAGGCTGCCTATCTAGAAAACAAACACTTGTTGGATGTGGAAAATTCACCCCTT ttagcagcagcagcagcagcagcagcagcagcaagggatgATGAAATCATAGTCCAGCTTCCGGAGGCCTTCCTGGTGAGCTGTGAGAATGATATCCTCCGTGATGATGCCTTGCTCTATATGAAGCGCTTGGAGGATCGGGGGGTCCCTGTGACATGGTACCATGTGGAGGATGGCTTTCATGGATCACTGATGTTTTTTGATAAGAAGTCGCTCTCTTTCCCATGCTCCCTGACAGTTATGAACGCTGTAGTCAGTTATATAAAGAGCATACTGTAA